From Micromonospora carbonacea:
GTGCGGATGGTGGCCCGGCGATCCGGGTGCGTCGCCGTGCGGGGCCGCGGCCAGCCAGCGCCGCATGGTGGCCAGCTCGTCGGCCTCGGTCACGTCGACGGCGGCCACGAGGGTGCGCAGCTCGGCGTCGGTGATCCGCCCGGTGGCCGCGGCGGCGATCACCCGGGTCCGGTCGTGGTGGGCCACCATCGCCCGCAGGAACGGCAGGTCGGCCGGGGCGGGCGCCGACACCGCCGGCGGGGCCGGCAGCGGGCCGCCCGACGGGGCCGGGGCGGGCGGGCCGGGGTCCGGCGCGCAGCCGGCGACGGCCAGGAGAGCGGCGAGCGCCAGCGCCGCCCGGCGGGAGCGCGGCCACCCCGTCCACCTCGGCCCCGTGCCCCCGGGCCGCACCCGCCGGCGGGTCAGAGCCGGGCCCACAGGGCGGGCACGTTCGGCGGCTCCCAGCCGGGCAGGGCGGTGTGGGCCTGCACGCACCGGTACGCCGCCCCGCCGTAGGTGACCTGGTCACCCACCCGGTACGCCTGACCGGCCGTCCAGGTGCCGCCCGGCGCGGGGGTGGTCGGCGCGGGGGTGGGCGTCCTCGTCGGCGACGGGGACGGCGTCGGGTTGGTGGGCGTGGGCGTGGGGGTGCCGCCGGTGCCGATCTGGAGGTCCACGCAGGAGTAGAACGCGTTGGCCGTGTCGGCGATGTTCCAGATGGCGAGCACCTTCTGCCGGCCCGACCAGCCGCCCAGGTTGACGGTGTGCGAGACGGTGGCGTCGGGCTGTCGCCCACCCCCGTCGACGACCGCGAGCCGGGTCCCGCCGATCCAGTACTCCCAGTTGCTGGTGGCGTGCCGGGCGGTGTTGGTCCAGGTGAAGGTCACCGAGCTGCCGACGGGGGTGGCCGGCCAGCCCCGGGCGTCGTCGTCGAGGACGGCGAACTGGCCGATCCCGGCGCTGCAACTGCGCAGCCCCTTCGGGCCCTCGACGCTCTGCGGCTCGTACTTGATCTGGCCGCAGTCGGGGACCCGGCCCTGGGCGCAGAGCGCCTGCCGGCTCGGCGGTCCCGACACGTAGCCGTGCGCCTGGGCGGGCACCGCGACGGCCAGGGAGGCGACGACGGCACCCGCCGACGCCAGCGGAAGGACGACCCTTCGACGCATGTGACGCTCCTTCGTTCGGGGCAGGCGTCGGCACACCGCGCCGAGCTGGTCCGATACGCCCACCAGCGACATGCAAGAAACATAAATTAAACTTTCTTAACAGTAAACCCCCACCTCACCCCCGCCCCGCCGCCCCGCCCCCGCCCTCGGCGACCAAGAGAAGAGCGTCAGGTTGGAGATCGACCTCGACGCCCCCTCCCTGACCACCGGGGGCGACAGGGGGAGGACGGGGCCCAGGAGGCGAGGTGGGCAGGGCAGGCGTTCTTTGTCCCGGGCGAGGTCTCGAACAATTGATTCAGGTGGCGGCGTAGGCACAGATAGTCGGTTCCGCTCGGACAACACGCCATTGATGGCTGTTGACCAACTTTGCACCCTGCCGAAGACAGGAAAGTCTGCCTATCCGATAGGGAATCGGAATTGCGGTTCCGGCATTCCGGCCGCCCCAAAGAAACCGCCGGGACACCCTGACCGAGGGTGATCGTCACCAAAGCGAACCGAAGGACGGCCGCCCAGCTCAGGAGCGCGCCGACCGGCCGGGCCCACCGCCGGCGACAACCGGTGGTCACCGGATCCTTCGCAGCCGACCGGACGGTGGCCGGCGGGCACCACAAAGACGGGTTGACGGGCCGCACCCCCAAGGTAATCATGACTGTCACTGGGCGGCGATTGACGCGATTCCGGATCGACGAATTCTCCCACGTCAGTGGGGCTATTCGTGCTGTCCGCAGGACGCGCGCCGGCCATCGTTCCGCGGGCCGGAGAAAAGCCGGCGGAACACCCGTCAGGAACGAGCGAGGAGTCCGCCGGTGAACGGGAACGACGAAGCTCCCGCGCCGCCCCGGCCACGGCCGGCGACGCGCCCTGATCGACCGGAGGACCGCCTCGCCCTGCACGGCGGCGCGCCCGTCCGGAGCACCCCCTGGCCCACCTACGACAAGGGCGCGGTCTTCGTCCACCCCGAGGACGAGGAGGCGGCCTGCCGGGCGGTGCGCAGCCACCTCTACTTCCGCTACGACCACCGGCCGCAGCACGAGACCGAGTGCGGCCGGTTCGAGGACGAGCTGTGCCGCTTCTTCGGCACCCGGCACGCGCTCGCCGTGTCCAGCGGCACCGCCGCCCTCGCCCTGGCCATCATGGCGGCGCGGGTGCCCCCGGGTTCCCTCGTCGCCTGTCCCGGGTTCACGTTCGTCGCCACGCCGAGCGCGATCGTCATGGCCGGCTGCCAGCCGTTCCTCGTCGAGGTGGACGAGGACCTGCGGATGGACCTCGACGACCTGCGCCGCCGCTGGCAGCCGGGGATCGGGGCGATCCTCGTGGTGCACATGCGCGGCTTCGCCGCCGACGCCGAGGCCCTCGCCGCGTTCGCCGCCGAGATGGGCGTGCCGCTGATCGAGGACGCGGTGCCCGCGCTCGGCGCGGAGCTGCGCGGGCGCAAGCTCGGCACGTTCGGGGCAGCGGGAGCGTTCAGCACCCAGTCGGACAAGGCGCTCAACTGCGGCGAGGGCGGCTTCCTGGTCACCGACGACACCGAGCTGTTCGCCCGCGCGGTGGCGCTGTCCGGGGCGTACGAGGGGCGGCTACGGCGGCACTTCCCCGACGCCGAGCCGCCGCTGACCGGCCTCGACCTGCCCCTGCTCAGCCTGCGCATGGACGAGATCCGCGCGGCGCTGCTGCGCGCCGAGATGGCCCGGCTGCCGCAGCGGCTGCGGCTGTTCCACCGCAACTACGACCGGGTCGCCGCCGCGCTGGCCGACGTGCCGGGCATCGCGATCCGCCGCCCGGTCGCCCCCGGGGCGTATCTCGGGGAGGCGTTCGTGTTCCGGGTGCCTGGCGGCGACGCGGGCTGGTTCGCCCGCGCGCTGTGCCGGGAGGGCATCGACGCGCGCAACATCGGCGCCGACGACGACCTCAACGTCCGCGCGTTCTGGAACTGGCGGTTCGCGTACGACACCGACGACGTCGACGCGATCCGGGCGATGCTGCCGCGCACCGCCGGCTACCTGCGCGAGGCCGTCGACGTGCCGCTGTCGTCGAACCTCACCCCCGACGACTGCGACGACCTGGTGCGGGCGGTGCGCAAGGTGGCCGCCGCGCGGGACGCGGCACCCGTCGGGCCGCCGTCGACCGGGCCGGCCGGCCCCGTGGTCGCGCCGGCCGGGGCGGCGGAGCCGGTGGGCCGATGACGGACGACCCCGGCCGCGCCGTGCCGCGCCCCGCCCTGGTCGGCATCTTCGGCGGGCTGTTCGCCGGCTACCTGGGCCTCACCGCCGTCATCCCGGTGCTGCCGGCGTTCCTGCGCGACCGGCACGCCGCCGGGGACCTGGTCGTCGGCCTGGTCGTCACGGTCACCGCCGGGACGGCGCTGCTCGTGCGGCCCGTCGCCGGCGCGCTGGCCGACCGGTACGGCCACCGCACCGTGATGCTCGTCGGCGCGCTCGTCGCGGCCCTGGGCGGGCTGCTCTACTTCCTGCCGCTCGCGGTGCCGGCGCTGGTGGCGGTGCGGCTGCTGCTCGGCGCGGGCGAGGCCGCCCTGTTCACCGCCGGGGCGGTGTGGACGGTGGCGCTCGCCCCGCACCACCGCCGGGGCCAGCTCATCGGCCTGTACGGGGTGAGCATGTGGGGCGGCATCTCCGCCGGCACCTTCCTCGGCGCGACGCTGCAACAGGTCTCCTTCACCGCCGTCTGGGCGCTCGCCGCCGCCGCTCCCCTGCTGGCCGCCGCCCTGATCGCCGTGGTCCCGGTGCCACCCGGGGAGCCCGGGGCCGCAGCGCGCGGGAAATCCAGGGGCGGCGGTGGGCTGCTGCTGCGCCCGGCGCTGCTGCCCGGCACGGCGCTCGCCCTCGGCGCCGCCGGGTACGCCGGCCTGGCCGCGTTCGTCGTGCTGCACCTGGACGCGCGCGGCATCGGCTCCGGCGTGCTGGTGCTGAGCTGCTTCAGCGCCGTGTACGCCGGCACCCGCCTGGTCATCGGCCATCTGCCCGACAAGCTGGGCCCCCGCCGGGTGGCGGCCTGGTCGGCGGCCGGCGAGGCGGTCGGCCTGACGATCGTCGCGCTCGCGCCGAACCTGCCCGTCGCCGTGGCCGGGGGCGTGGTCACCGGCGTCGGCTTCTCGCTGCTGCACCCGTCGCTGGCGCTGATGGTGATGAACCGGGCGGAGCCGACGCGGCAGGGGGCGGCCATCGGGGCGTACACCTCGTTCTGGGATCTGGGGCTCGCCGTGTGGGGGCCGGTGACGGGCCTGGTCGCGGCGCGGCTCGACTACCCGGCCGTGTTCGGCGTCGGCGCGGCCTGCGCCGTCGCGGCGGCGGCCATGGCGACGTGGATCGGCCGCCCGGCGGCCGGCACGGGCGGCACCGGGATGTCCGGTAGCGAACGGACGGAGGCCCGCGCGGCATGAGCGACCTGACGGTCCTGTGCGTCACCGGCTGGTGCCGCAACGGCAGCACCATCATCGGCAACGTCCTCAACGAGGTGCCCGGCTTCTTCCACGTCGGCGAGCTGCACTTCCTGTGGAAGAACTCCACCGGCCGGGGCGTCAACGGGCTGTGCGGCTGCGGCCGGGAGCTGACCGCCTGCGACATCTGGTCGCGGGTGCTGCCCGTCGGGCGGCCCGCCGGCCTGTCGGCCGACGCGCACGCCGAACAGGTGATCGGCCGCCAGCGGTCCCGGGTCCGCACCCGGCACACCTGGCGGGTGCTGCGCCGGGGCCTGTACGACGACGAGATCCGCGCCCACGCCGAGCTGATGGGCCGGGTCTACCGGGCGGTCGCCGAACGCACCGGCGCGCACACCATCGTGGACACCACGAAGATCCCCGGCGAGGCGGCCCTGCTGGCGCACCTGCCCGGGATCACCCCGTACTACGTGCACCTGGTGCGCGACCCGCGCGCCGTGGCGCATTCCTGGCGGGAGCCGAAGCAGTACGTGTACGCGATGTCGGCCGCCAGGAGCACCGCGTACTGGCACGGGTTCAACCTGGCCTCGGCGGCGATCACCCGGCGGCACCCGCAGCGCGCGACGCTGCTGCGCTACGAGTCGTTCACCGCCGACCCGGCCGGCACGGTCGACGCGCTGCTGCGGCTGTGCGGGGCCGACCCGGCCGGCAACCCGGTGCGCGGGCGCACCGTCGAGCTGGGCACCAACCACACGGTGACCGGCAACCCCGACCGGTTCCGCAGCGGCCCGACCGTGATCCGCGACAGCGACGAGGCGTGGCGGCGCACCCTGTCGCCCGCCGACCGGCTGGCCGCCACCGCCCTGGCCCAGCCCCTGTTCACCCGCTACGGCTACCGGTCGGCCGGGGCGGGCCGGCTGTCACCGACCGGCGGAAGGTAGGAGACGTGGATCTGGGGCTCACAGGACGGGTGGCGCTCGTCGCCGGCGGGTCCAGCGGCATCGGGCTGGCCTGCGCGAAGGAGTTCGCCGCCGAGGGCGCGCACGTGGCGATCTGCGGCCGGGACCCGGACCGGCTCGCCGCCGCCGAGCGGGAGCTGGCCGGGGTGGCGAAGGGCCGGGTCAGCGCCACCGTCGTGGACGTCACCGACGCCGACGCGGCCCGCCGCTGGGTCGACGGGGTGGCCGCCGACCTCGGCGCGGCGCACGTGCTGCTGGTCAGCGGCGGCAGCCCGCCGATCGGCCCGGCCACCCTGTTCGAGACGGCCGACTACCGGGCCGCCGTCGACCGGGTGCTGCTGCCGGCCGTCGGGCTGGCCCTCGCGGCGCTGCCGCACCTGCGCGCCGCCGGCTGGGGGCGGCTCGTCTTCGTCGCCTCGGAGACCGCCGCCGTGCCGATCGCCCCGCTGCTGCTGTCCGGGGTGACCCGGGCCGCGCTGGTCCGCTTCGCCCAGGGCCTCGCCGTGGACGTGGCCCGCGACCGGATCACCGTCAACGTGCTCGCCCCCGGCTCGGTGCGCACCCCGCCGATGGAGCGGGCCGCCGCCCGGCTCGCCGGCGACGACGGCGACGTCGAGGGGCAGCTCGCCGCCATGGGCCACCACAGCGCGCTGGGCCGGCTGGCCCGCCCCGAGGAGGTCGCGGCGGTGGCCGCGTTCCTGGCCAGCGAGCGGGCCTCGTTCGTCACCGCCGGGGTGCACCTGGTCGACGGCGGCGCGAGCGCCACCGGACCGGACCTGCCGCACCTCACCGGCGTCCGGAAGGACACCTACGCCTGAGATCCCCATCCCGGCGGCGGCCTCGCCGGCCGGCGGCACAGCACGAAGGAGTGCGCGATGTCCACGACCAGCCCCACGTTCACCGAGCGGGACGTCTCCGAGTTCTTCGACCAGACCACCCAGACGTACCTCAGCTTCTGGGACAGCGAGGGCGTCCTGCACACCGGCTACTTCGCCGACGACGCCGACACCGACTACCACGCCGCCGCCGACCGCACCTCGGACCTGCTGGCCGCCGAGGCGGGCATCGACGCCGGGTCGACGGTGCTCGACGTCGGCTGCGGCTGCGGCAACTTCCTGCTGCGGCTGGCCGGGCAGACCGGCTGCCGGGGCGAGGGCCTGGACCTGAGCATCGAGCGGGTCCGGTTCGCCCAGGCCAAGCTCGCCGAGCGGGGCACCGCGGGCGTCACCTTCCGGCACGGCTCGGCCACCGCCATGCCGTACGACGCGGGGGCCTTCAGCCACGTGGTCAGCCAGGACGCGCTGTTCCTGGTGCCGGACAAGCCGCGCAGCCACGCCGAGATGCACCGGGTCCTCGCCCCCGGCGGGATCCTCGCGGTCACCGACTTCCTCCAGCCCACCACCGACATCGGCGAGGCCGCCCGCCGGCACGTCTACGACCGGGTGCGGTGGAGCGGCGGCTACTCCCTCGACGGGTACGCCGAGGCGCTGACCGCCGCCGGCTTCGAGGTGCTGACCGCCCGCAGCCTCGACGCCCACATCCGGCAGACGTACCGGGTGCTCGGCGAGACGGCCCGGCAGCGGGCCGCCGCCACCGACGACCCGGCCGCCCGGGAGTGGATCCTCGGCTTCGCCGCGTCCTGCGGCGAGATCCAGGCCGCCATCGACCGGGGCGAGTTCGGCTGGGGGATGTTCGTCGCCCGCAAGCCCGCCGCGCGGTGACGACCCGACGCGCAGTGACGACCCGAACCGACGCGCAGTGACGACGAACCGACCGGAAGGTGTGCGCCCGATGCAACGAACCGACGTCATCAAACGGACCATCGCCGAGGTCGTCGAGGACCGCCGCAAGCAGCTCTCGCCGGGGCAGGTCTTCGTCGACGCCTTCGCCGAGGGCGGCTTCGACACCCGCGTCGACTACGACGTCACCATCACCGACTCGCTGACCAGCTCCCGGCGCAAGCCGCGCTACCCGTCGCGCAACATGCTGAAGGTGGTGGACCTGTCCCGCGACCCGCAGGAGTTCTACTGGCACGAGAGCCCCGCCCGGCCCGGCGACCCGGCCGTCGACGGCGCGGACCTGCGGCGGGAGGCCGCCAACCACTTCCACCGCTCGCCGATCCCGCCGCTGCACACCACGAAGGCGTGGGTGCAGGTGCCCGACGGGCTGTGGGACGACCCGACCAGCTTCGCCGAGTTCATCAACTACCGCCTGGTGGTGCGGCTCGCCACCGCCGAGAACGTCACCATCCTGCGCGGCGAGGGCGGCCTGCTGACCATGCCGGACATCGCCCGGCTCACCGACCCGGGCCCGTTCGGCTCCACCATCCTGTCGGCCTGCAACGAGGTGGAGCAGAACGGCAGCACCGCCGACGGGCTGATCATCAACCCGGCCGACTACTACCGCCTGCTCGGCTCCGGCACGCTGATGCGCGACGTCGAGGAGAACGGCGTGTTCATCGTCCGGACCCGGCTGGTCGACCCGGGCACGGCGATCGTCGGCGACTTCGGCCACGGCGCGCTGCTGTTCGACGCCGGCCGGTCGATGATCTCCTTCGCCGAGCCGCCGCCGGGCACGTTCGCCGAGCCCGGGGTGGCGCTGACCGCCGAGATCTACGAGCGGGTGGTGCTCAACCTGCCCACCTGCTTCTTCGTGGTCAGCCTCTAGGCCGCCGGGATGCCGACGCCGCCCGCGCCGCGCCCGCCCGGCGACGACCCCGACGTGCTGGTCGTCGGCGCGGGCGTCGTCGGCCTGTTCTGCGCCTGGTTCCTGGCCCGCGCCGGGCACCGGGTCACCGTCGTCGACCGGGGCGAGATCGGCGACCCGGCGGCCTGCTCGTCAGGGAACACCGGCTTCGTCGGCACCCAGGGCGCCGCGCCCCTGGCCGAGCCGGGCGTGCCGGCGAAGGGGCTGCGCTACCTGCTCGACCCGGAGAGCCCGTTCCACGTGCGCCCCCGCCCCGACCCGGCCCTGCTGGCCTGGCTGTGGCACTTCCGCCGCCGCTGCACCGAGCAGCACGCCCGCGCCGCGTTCGACGTGCTGCTCACGCTGAAGCAGCGCAGCCTCGCCATCCTGCGCGAGGTGTGCGCGACCGGCCCGCTCGCGGACACCCTCACCGCCCAGGGGATGCTGCTGGCCTGCCGGACCCCGGAGGGCTTCGCGGCGGCCCGCGCCTCCGTGCCGGCGGCCGTCGCCCGGGGCGTGCCGCTGCGGGTGCTCGACCCCGGCGAGCTGGCCGCCCTCGAACCGGACGTCGCGTTCGACGTGGCCGGGGCCCTGCTCAACGCCGAGGGGGCCGCGCTGCGCATCCCCGCGTTCCTGGTCGCGTTCGCCGACGCGCTGCGGGCCGCGGGCGTCGACATCCGCACCCACACCGAGGTACGCGACTTCGAGGTGACCGGCGGCCGGGTGCGGGCCGTGCGCACCAGCGGCGGCGACCTGCGCCCCGCCGAGGTGGTGCTCGCCGCCGGGGTCTGGTCGGTGGCCTGCGCCCGCCGGCTCGGCGTCGACCTGATGCTCCAGCCCGCCAAGGGGTACGCGGTCGACGTCGCCGCCGGCGCGCACCCGCCCCGGCTGCCGATCCTGCTCAGCGAGGGCAAGGTGGCCGTCATGCCGCTGGGCGACCGGCTGCGGCTGGCCGGCACCCTGGAGCTGGTCGGCATGGACACCAGCGTCTCGCCGCGCCGCGTCGACGGCATCGTGCGCACCGTCGCGGCGTACCTGCCGGGGCTGGACACCGACCGGCGGGTGCGGGTGTGGAGCGGGCTGCGCCCCTGCACCCCGGACAGCCTGCCGCTGCTCGGCCGGCCCGGGGCGTGCCGCAACGTGGTCGTCGCCGCCGGGCACGGTCACATCGGGATGGGCCTGGCCCCGGCGGGCGGCCGGCTCGTCGCCCAGCTCGTCGGCGGCGAACGCCCCGAGCTGGACCTCGCGCCCTTCGCCGTGGACCGCTGGCGGCGTCGCCCGTTCGCCCGGAGGAACCGATGATGCCGTCGCGGCGCAACCGACTCGCGGAGGAACCGATGACCGACGCCCCGATCGGCGTGCTCTGCCTGGACACCTCGTTCGAGAAGATCCCCGGGCACATCCGCAACCCGGCCACCTTCGACTTCCCCGTCGTCTACCGGGTCGTCGAGGGGGCCACGCCGCAGCGGCTCGTCCGGGAGGCCGACCCGACGCTGCTGGAGCCGTTCGTGGCGGCGGCCCGGGACCTGGAGGCCGCCGGGGTCGCCGGGATCACCGGGGCGTGCGGGTTCC
This genomic window contains:
- a CDS encoding methyltransferase domain-containing protein; this translates as MSTTSPTFTERDVSEFFDQTTQTYLSFWDSEGVLHTGYFADDADTDYHAAADRTSDLLAAEAGIDAGSTVLDVGCGCGNFLLRLAGQTGCRGEGLDLSIERVRFAQAKLAERGTAGVTFRHGSATAMPYDAGAFSHVVSQDALFLVPDKPRSHAEMHRVLAPGGILAVTDFLQPTTDIGEAARRHVYDRVRWSGGYSLDGYAEALTAAGFEVLTARSLDAHIRQTYRVLGETARQRAAATDDPAAREWILGFAASCGEIQAAIDRGEFGWGMFVARKPAAR
- a CDS encoding DegT/DnrJ/EryC1/StrS family aminotransferase, producing MNGNDEAPAPPRPRPATRPDRPEDRLALHGGAPVRSTPWPTYDKGAVFVHPEDEEAACRAVRSHLYFRYDHRPQHETECGRFEDELCRFFGTRHALAVSSGTAALALAIMAARVPPGSLVACPGFTFVATPSAIVMAGCQPFLVEVDEDLRMDLDDLRRRWQPGIGAILVVHMRGFAADAEALAAFAAEMGVPLIEDAVPALGAELRGRKLGTFGAAGAFSTQSDKALNCGEGGFLVTDDTELFARAVALSGAYEGRLRRHFPDAEPPLTGLDLPLLSLRMDEIRAALLRAEMARLPQRLRLFHRNYDRVAAALADVPGIAIRRPVAPGAYLGEAFVFRVPGGDAGWFARALCREGIDARNIGADDDLNVRAFWNWRFAYDTDDVDAIRAMLPRTAGYLREAVDVPLSSNLTPDDCDDLVRAVRKVAAARDAAPVGPPSTGPAGPVVAPAGAAEPVGR
- a CDS encoding MFS transporter, which produces MTDDPGRAVPRPALVGIFGGLFAGYLGLTAVIPVLPAFLRDRHAAGDLVVGLVVTVTAGTALLVRPVAGALADRYGHRTVMLVGALVAALGGLLYFLPLAVPALVAVRLLLGAGEAALFTAGAVWTVALAPHHRRGQLIGLYGVSMWGGISAGTFLGATLQQVSFTAVWALAAAAPLLAAALIAVVPVPPGEPGAAARGKSRGGGGLLLRPALLPGTALALGAAGYAGLAAFVVLHLDARGIGSGVLVLSCFSAVYAGTRLVIGHLPDKLGPRRVAAWSAAGEAVGLTIVALAPNLPVAVAGGVVTGVGFSLLHPSLALMVMNRAEPTRQGAAIGAYTSFWDLGLAVWGPVTGLVAARLDYPAVFGVGAACAVAAAAMATWIGRPAAGTGGTGMSGSERTEARAA
- a CDS encoding SDR family NAD(P)-dependent oxidoreductase, coding for MDLGLTGRVALVAGGSSGIGLACAKEFAAEGAHVAICGRDPDRLAAAERELAGVAKGRVSATVVDVTDADAARRWVDGVAADLGAAHVLLVSGGSPPIGPATLFETADYRAAVDRVLLPAVGLALAALPHLRAAGWGRLVFVASETAAVPIAPLLLSGVTRAALVRFAQGLAVDVARDRITVNVLAPGSVRTPPMERAAARLAGDDGDVEGQLAAMGHHSALGRLARPEEVAAVAAFLASERASFVTAGVHLVDGGASATGPDLPHLTGVRKDTYA
- a CDS encoding family 3 encapsulin nanocompartment shell protein yields the protein MQRTDVIKRTIAEVVEDRRKQLSPGQVFVDAFAEGGFDTRVDYDVTITDSLTSSRRKPRYPSRNMLKVVDLSRDPQEFYWHESPARPGDPAVDGADLRREAANHFHRSPIPPLHTTKAWVQVPDGLWDDPTSFAEFINYRLVVRLATAENVTILRGEGGLLTMPDIARLTDPGPFGSTILSACNEVEQNGSTADGLIINPADYYRLLGSGTLMRDVEENGVFIVRTRLVDPGTAIVGDFGHGALLFDAGRSMISFAEPPPGTFAEPGVALTAEIYERVVLNLPTCFFVVSL
- a CDS encoding DUF305 domain-containing protein, which produces MGPALTRRRVRPGGTGPRWTGWPRSRRAALALAALLAVAGCAPDPGPPAPAPSGGPLPAPPAVSAPAPADLPFLRAMVAHHDRTRVIAAAATGRITDAELRTLVAAVDVTEADELATMRRWLAAAPHGDAPGSPGHHPHHDTHDTSDAQGASATPDAPATADPDLARLRAAPPGRFDAVLVEVLTAHQRAAVALARRHLPAAVGPEVRALADRVARSRAAQIRLMAGLPAA
- a CDS encoding lytic polysaccharide monooxygenase is translated as MRRRVVLPLASAGAVVASLAVAVPAQAHGYVSGPPSRQALCAQGRVPDCGQIKYEPQSVEGPKGLRSCSAGIGQFAVLDDDARGWPATPVGSSVTFTWTNTARHATSNWEYWIGGTRLAVVDGGGRQPDATVSHTVNLGGWSGRQKVLAIWNIADTANAFYSCVDLQIGTGGTPTPTPTNPTPSPSPTRTPTPAPTTPAPGGTWTAGQAYRVGDQVTYGGAAYRCVQAHTALPGWEPPNVPALWARL
- a CDS encoding NAD(P)/FAD-dependent oxidoreductase is translated as MPTPPAPRPPGDDPDVLVVGAGVVGLFCAWFLARAGHRVTVVDRGEIGDPAACSSGNTGFVGTQGAAPLAEPGVPAKGLRYLLDPESPFHVRPRPDPALLAWLWHFRRRCTEQHARAAFDVLLTLKQRSLAILREVCATGPLADTLTAQGMLLACRTPEGFAAARASVPAAVARGVPLRVLDPGELAALEPDVAFDVAGALLNAEGAALRIPAFLVAFADALRAAGVDIRTHTEVRDFEVTGGRVRAVRTSGGDLRPAEVVLAAGVWSVACARRLGVDLMLQPAKGYAVDVAAGAHPPRLPILLSEGKVAVMPLGDRLRLAGTLELVGMDTSVSPRRVDGIVRTVAAYLPGLDTDRRVRVWSGLRPCTPDSLPLLGRPGACRNVVVAAGHGHIGMGLAPAGGRLVAQLVGGERPELDLAPFAVDRWRRRPFARRNR
- a CDS encoding sulfotransferase: MSDLTVLCVTGWCRNGSTIIGNVLNEVPGFFHVGELHFLWKNSTGRGVNGLCGCGRELTACDIWSRVLPVGRPAGLSADAHAEQVIGRQRSRVRTRHTWRVLRRGLYDDEIRAHAELMGRVYRAVAERTGAHTIVDTTKIPGEAALLAHLPGITPYYVHLVRDPRAVAHSWREPKQYVYAMSAARSTAYWHGFNLASAAITRRHPQRATLLRYESFTADPAGTVDALLRLCGADPAGNPVRGRTVELGTNHTVTGNPDRFRSGPTVIRDSDEAWRRTLSPADRLAATALAQPLFTRYGYRSAGAGRLSPTGGR